GCTTTATAACCTTGTTTATTTAAATTTTCTATCCATCTATCTTGATTTTCATTGGTCTTATTTCTTCCAAACTTCATTTCTATAAATAAACCATGATACTTCCTATTTGCTTTAGGTAAAAATAAGTCAGGAACTCCTGATTTTACACCTTGTTTCTTTAAGTTTGCAGCTTCTAATCTATTTCGACTTCCACCGTTTGGAATGTGAAAAATTAATTCTAATTCAGGATATTTAAATTTTTGTAAATTACACCATTGCATTAATAGTATTTGCTCACTAGCTTCACTTCTTTTCATATTCATTACTTCCTTTTTCTTTTATTACAACTAGATTTTCTTCACACCTACATTTACTGTAGCTATATCTACAATCTTTTTTATCTATTTTAAAATATGTATTACAGTTTCTACACTCTATATAAATACTTTCCATATGCTATTCCTTTGCTTAATTAAATATAGCTTCTAAATTTTCTATTATATAATCTTTCATTAAGTATTCATCAATTATATTCATTCCTGGTATATATAGATTTAAATTCTTAAATTCATATAAATTTAAGACTATATCTAATCCTTTTATATCTTCACATTTAGTTGTATTCTCATTTCCATCTATAACTTCATATTTATCAATTCGCTTTTTAACTTCTAATATATTTATAAACTTATAAAGCTTTTTTCTTTTTTCATCACTTATTTTCATATTAACCTCCAATATAAAAGAATTATTTTGTTACAAATAACTTTCTAAAAGTCTAACATCATGTATACATTCATCTATTATTTCTTTTTCATAAGATTCACCTTTTGTATATTGTCCTGATAAATACACACACAATTCTTTTTCCTGTTCTTTAATTGCCTGTTTTAAAAAATCCCTTATTGTTTTTTCCTTATCCATTCCTTCAATATATGGTTTGATAGATAATATACAATAGCCTTTTTCTAAACCATAATTGCCACCATTTAATTTATATATAATTTTTACTAAATAATCTCTTCCAGTAAAATCTTTATCAAACTCTTTCAACCTTATTAAGTCCCCTACCGAAAATTGTCTATCATCTTTTCTAACTTCAAAACTTTTTTCACCACTAATTACTTTTTCATAGTATTTAGGCAAAATCTTAAGTTCATGTAGTTTCATCTTCCATTTCACTCCTAATTACTTTTATTTTTTCTAAATGCTTGTCTTTCACCTCGAGCTTTCCCAGCATGATATTTGCCACAATACTTAGTAGTTGGTTGAGTTGTTTTAAACTCTTTACCACAATACTCACACTTCTTTATGTACATTTAAGACATCTCCCTTTTATACTCAATTTTATATCTCTTTCTAAATAATCTTTTAGCTGCTAT
This region of Paraclostridium sordellii genomic DNA includes:
- a CDS encoding VRR-NUC domain-containing protein translates to MKRSEASEQILLMQWCNLQKFKYPELELIFHIPNGGSRNRLEAANLKKQGVKSGVPDLFLPKANRKYHGLFIEMKFGRNKTNENQDRWIENLNKQGYKAIVCFGFEEAKEEILKYIAS
- a CDS encoding ASCH/PUA domain-containing protein, producing the protein MKLHELKILPKYYEKVISGEKSFEVRKDDRQFSVGDLIRLKEFDKDFTGRDYLVKIIYKLNGGNYGLEKGYCILSIKPYIEGMDKEKTIRDFLKQAIKEQEKELCVYLSGQYTKGESYEKEIIDECIHDVRLLESYL